The Gemmatimonadota bacterium genome contains a region encoding:
- the rplS gene encoding 50S ribosomal protein L19, which translates to MHAFIETQKEWMKSNVPPFRPGDTVRVNVRVKEGDKERLQAFEGVCIARRGAGVSETFTVRKISNGVGVERIFPVHSPMLAEITVVRRGRVRRAKLYYLRNLVGKATRIREKKVRIAVPATGAATEG; encoded by the coding sequence ATGCACGCCTTTATTGAGACCCAGAAGGAGTGGATGAAGTCCAATGTCCCTCCGTTCCGCCCCGGCGACACCGTCCGCGTGAATGTTCGCGTGAAGGAAGGCGACAAGGAGCGGTTGCAGGCGTTTGAAGGGGTGTGCATTGCGCGCCGCGGGGCCGGGGTGAGCGAGACCTTCACGGTGCGCAAGATCTCCAACGGCGTTGGGGTCGAGCGCATCTTCCCGGTCCACTCGCCGATGCTGGCCGAGATCACGGTTGTTCGTCGTGGTCGCGTGCGTCGCGCGAAGCTGTACTACCTGCGCAATTTGGTCGGCAAGGCCACCCGCATCCGCGAGAAGAAGGTGCGTATCGCGGTGCCCGCGACGGGAGCGGCGACGGAGGGCTGA
- the rimM gene encoding 16S rRNA processing protein RimM, which yields MNAQDLIIVGRIRKAHGIRGEVVVELMTESPDVIFAPGARLFPGTAEGDPDPKLGPIHVEDARPFREQFLVTFVEVPDRTEAERWRDRFLLVPQSELVPPEEGAVYQHQLIGLSVRTEAEGEIGRVVGTFEVAGRLLLEVARESGTVLLPYEGQFVDRVDLAAGHLHMTLPPGLLE from the coding sequence GTGAACGCCCAGGACCTCATCATTGTCGGGCGAATCCGGAAGGCGCACGGGATTCGCGGGGAGGTCGTGGTTGAGTTGATGACTGAGTCGCCGGACGTGATCTTCGCGCCCGGCGCTCGTTTGTTTCCGGGCACCGCAGAAGGGGATCCCGATCCCAAGCTCGGCCCGATACACGTTGAAGACGCCCGCCCTTTCCGCGAGCAGTTCCTCGTGACGTTTGTCGAAGTGCCAGATCGCACGGAGGCCGAGCGGTGGCGCGATCGATTCCTCCTGGTACCGCAATCGGAGTTGGTGCCGCCTGAGGAAGGCGCGGTGTACCAGCATCAACTGATCGGGCTCTCGGTGCGCACCGAGGCGGAGGGCGAGATCGGGCGCGTCGTTGGCACCTTCGAGGTAGCCGGCCGCCTGTTGCTCGAGGTCGCGCGCGAAAGTGGGACCGTATTGCTGCCCTATGAGGGTCAGTTCGTGGATCGCGTGGACCTGGCAGCCGGCCACCTCCACATGACGTTGCCGCCTGGGCTGCTGGAGTAG
- a CDS encoding DUF547 domain-containing protein has translation MLHVIRVANARFLMPTVFLLAAGSVDAQAVDHAPFDQLLRAHVVDGMVDYDAFAKAPAFARYLATLNATDPARLGRDEQLAFWINAYNAYTIQLINTHGERQSIRNINKSIGFVKAYGPWKEKLAMVGGKAYGLDEIEQDIIRPTFKEPRIHFALVCAAMGCPPLRREAFVASRLDAQLEDQGREFVTRQPTKNRVDVASKTVYLSPVFIGFRDYIKDFGGSEAAVGRYVARYYADGPEKQLLLSGAFKVKETNYDWTLNSQENARKLKTAR, from the coding sequence ATGCTGCATGTAATCCGCGTAGCGAACGCAAGGTTCCTGATGCCGACGGTGTTCCTGCTCGCGGCCGGCTCCGTAGACGCACAGGCTGTCGACCACGCCCCGTTCGACCAGCTGCTGCGCGCGCACGTGGTCGACGGGATGGTGGACTACGACGCCTTTGCGAAGGCCCCCGCGTTTGCACGGTACCTCGCGACGCTCAACGCGACCGATCCGGCTCGTCTCGGTCGCGACGAGCAACTGGCATTCTGGATCAACGCCTACAACGCCTACACGATCCAGCTCATCAACACGCATGGCGAGCGCCAGTCGATCCGCAACATCAACAAGTCGATCGGCTTCGTGAAGGCCTACGGTCCCTGGAAGGAGAAGCTTGCCATGGTCGGGGGCAAGGCCTACGGCCTCGACGAGATCGAGCAGGACATCATCCGGCCCACCTTCAAGGAACCCCGGATCCACTTTGCGCTGGTGTGTGCGGCCATGGGATGCCCGCCGCTCCGCCGCGAGGCGTTTGTGGCGAGCCGACTTGATGCGCAGCTCGAGGACCAGGGGCGCGAGTTCGTGACGCGCCAACCGACAAAAAACCGGGTCGACGTTGCGTCCAAGACCGTGTACCTGAGCCCCGTGTTCATCGGCTTTCGCGACTACATCAAGGACTTTGGTGGTAGCGAGGCCGCCGTCGGCCGGTATGTGGCGCGCTACTACGCCGATGGTCCCGAGAAACAGCTGTTGCTGAGTGGGGCCTTCAAGGTGAAGGAGACCAACTACGACTGGACGCTCAATTCCCAGGAAAACGCCCGCAAGCTGAAGACAGCCAGGTAG
- a CDS encoding carboxymuconolactone decarboxylase family protein: protein MTERPNYYHQHDLGKFGEIATGNAELASKFFAWYNAVFAEGALTAREKSLIALAVAHAVQCPYCIDAYSKDALEKGSNLNEMTEAVHVSAAIRGGASLVHGVQMLNHVSDLGM from the coding sequence ATGACCGAACGCCCCAACTACTACCACCAGCACGACCTCGGCAAGTTTGGCGAGATCGCTACCGGCAATGCGGAGCTCGCGTCGAAGTTCTTTGCCTGGTACAACGCGGTCTTCGCGGAGGGGGCACTCACGGCGCGAGAGAAATCGCTGATTGCCCTGGCGGTTGCCCACGCGGTGCAGTGTCCGTATTGCATCGACGCCTACTCGAAGGACGCGCTGGAGAAGGGCTCGAACTTGAATGAGATGACCGAGGCGGTGCACGTATCAGCAGCGATCCGGGGCGGGGCCTCCCTGGTGCATGGGGTCCAGATGCTGAATCACGTCAGCGACCTGGGGATGTAA
- a CDS encoding TIGR04282 family arsenosugar biosynthesis glycosyltransferase → MYAPLPGDRVVVFARAPELGRVKTRLAATVGQEHALAIYVHLAERVTKAVAGGPWKLEIRCAPDDAVPAVSAWLGGGADVLAQGQGDLGERLTRAMSAHFETGKGRLVIIGTDCPDVDASVIREAFAALEGADVVFGPALDGGYYLVGCGLSAPEIFQAVPWSAADTLAVSRERARAAGYQVQMLAPKRDIDTEADWLAWREASPGMGDADAGGR, encoded by the coding sequence GTGTACGCACCCCTGCCTGGCGACCGCGTCGTGGTCTTTGCCCGCGCGCCAGAACTTGGACGGGTCAAGACCCGGCTCGCTGCCACCGTTGGGCAGGAGCACGCCCTCGCGATCTACGTGCACTTGGCGGAGCGTGTAACCAAGGCCGTCGCAGGGGGCCCCTGGAAGCTGGAGATTCGGTGCGCACCCGATGACGCTGTCCCCGCCGTGTCCGCCTGGCTTGGCGGCGGGGCCGATGTGCTGGCCCAGGGACAGGGTGACCTCGGCGAGCGGCTGACGCGCGCTATGTCGGCCCACTTCGAGACCGGGAAGGGGCGGCTGGTGATCATTGGGACCGACTGCCCGGACGTGGACGCCAGCGTGATTCGGGAGGCGTTTGCCGCGTTGGAAGGAGCGGATGTGGTTTTTGGGCCGGCCCTCGACGGCGGGTACTATCTCGTGGGCTGCGGCCTTAGCGCCCCTGAGATTTTTCAGGCGGTCCCATGGAGCGCGGCGGACACGCTGGCCGTGTCCCGTGAGCGCGCGAGGGCCGCTGGGTACCAGGTCCAGATGCTGGCACCGAAGCGAGATATCGACACAGAGGCGGACTGGCTCGCGTGGCGCGAGGCCTCACCTGGGATGGGCGATGCGGACGCAGGCGGAAGGTGA
- the arsS gene encoding arsenosugar biosynthesis radical SAM protein ArsS (Some members of this family are selenoproteins.): MGRILATLEKRLAPLSSADAQLDRLHQVALPSSFAESLATAGLFPLRATGVDILQINVGRRCNQTCRHCHVDAGPDRKEVMPREVLEACLTFLGTHRVRTFDITGGAPELHPDFREIVSRGAGSGAHVMHRCNLTAILLPNYSDIPALLARHRVEVVASLPYFQSSETDAQRGEGVFEESIEALRLLNGLGYGRGEGLQLNLVANPVGTFLPGNQEALEARWKKEMLRRYGITFDRLYTITNMPISRFLEFLDERGKVEEYLTMLANAFNPSAAAGVMCRGTLSVSYDGALHDCDFNQMLEMPLAGLAPRTIFEALEPEGLAALSSREIAIAPHCYGCTAGAGSSCGGAVA; the protein is encoded by the coding sequence ATGGGGCGCATCCTCGCTACCCTCGAGAAGCGCCTCGCGCCATTGTCGTCGGCGGACGCCCAGCTCGATCGACTGCACCAGGTCGCCCTGCCGTCCTCCTTCGCGGAGTCCCTGGCCACGGCGGGGCTGTTCCCGTTGCGCGCCACCGGCGTGGATATCCTGCAGATCAACGTCGGGCGACGCTGCAACCAGACCTGCCGCCACTGCCATGTGGACGCCGGGCCGGACCGGAAGGAGGTGATGCCCCGAGAGGTACTGGAGGCGTGCCTGACCTTTCTTGGGACGCATCGGGTGCGGACCTTTGACATCACGGGCGGCGCGCCGGAGCTGCACCCCGACTTTCGCGAGATCGTGTCGCGCGGGGCCGGCAGCGGTGCCCACGTGATGCACCGCTGCAACCTTACCGCCATCCTCCTGCCCAACTACTCCGACATCCCGGCCCTGCTGGCCCGCCATCGCGTTGAGGTAGTCGCCTCCTTGCCCTACTTCCAGTCGAGCGAAACGGACGCGCAGCGTGGGGAAGGAGTCTTTGAGGAGTCGATCGAGGCGTTGCGGCTGCTGAACGGCTTGGGATACGGGCGTGGGGAGGGTCTGCAGCTCAACCTGGTGGCCAATCCGGTGGGCACCTTCCTCCCAGGGAACCAGGAGGCCCTGGAGGCTCGCTGGAAGAAGGAGATGCTGCGTCGCTATGGGATCACGTTCGACCGGTTGTACACGATCACCAACATGCCGATCTCGCGTTTCCTGGAGTTCCTGGATGAGCGGGGGAAGGTCGAGGAGTACCTCACCATGTTGGCGAACGCCTTCAATCCCTCGGCGGCGGCCGGGGTGATGTGCCGCGGAACGTTGAGCGTGTCGTACGATGGCGCCCTCCACGACTGCGACTTTAACCAGATGCTCGAGATGCCGCTGGCCGGGTTGGCGCCGCGGACGATTTTCGAGGCGCTCGAACCCGAAGGGCTCGCCGCCCTGTCGTCGCGCGAGATCGCGATTGCGCCGCACTGCTATGGGTGTACGGCGGGGGCGGGGAGTTCGTGCGGGGGGGCGGTAGCTTAA
- the trmD gene encoding tRNA (guanosine(37)-N1)-methyltransferase TrmD — protein sequence MRITIVTIFPEYFQVPLSLSIPAQAAGAGSVEYRVVNLRDYTHDKHRTVDDYPYGGGAGMVMKPEPFFEAVEALGCAPPIVLMSARGERFTQAHAHRYAQGGELTLLCGHYKDVDQRVGDFLATEELSLGDFVLSGGEPAALAVVDAVARLLPGAMSDPESARTDSHFSEPSVVSAPSYTRPPVFRGHEVPEVLLSGHHERIATWRASTGRRLPRPARDTTSE from the coding sequence ATGCGCATCACGATTGTGACAATCTTCCCTGAGTACTTTCAGGTCCCGCTGTCGCTTTCCATCCCGGCGCAGGCGGCCGGTGCCGGAAGCGTGGAGTACCGGGTGGTGAACTTGCGCGACTACACCCACGACAAGCACCGCACCGTCGACGATTACCCGTACGGTGGCGGGGCGGGGATGGTCATGAAGCCCGAGCCGTTCTTCGAGGCGGTCGAGGCGCTGGGGTGTGCCCCCCCGATCGTCCTCATGTCCGCGCGCGGGGAGCGGTTCACCCAGGCACATGCGCATCGATACGCGCAGGGGGGCGAACTCACCCTGCTCTGCGGGCACTACAAGGACGTCGACCAACGGGTTGGGGACTTCCTCGCGACCGAGGAGCTCTCTCTTGGGGACTTCGTCCTTTCGGGGGGAGAACCCGCAGCGCTGGCGGTGGTGGATGCGGTCGCTCGGCTGCTTCCGGGGGCCATGTCCGACCCGGAAAGTGCGCGCACCGACTCGCATTTCTCCGAACCGTCGGTGGTGAGTGCACCGAGCTACACCCGGCCGCCCGTCTTTCGGGGCCACGAGGTCCCGGAGGTCCTGCTCTCCGGGCACCACGAGCGTATTGCGACCTGGCGCGCGTCGACCGGGCGTCGCCTCCCGCGCCCGGCTCGGGACACGACGTCCGAATAG
- a CDS encoding TVP38/TMEM64 family protein: MGALLAVGRSVGGYVPAFAQWVNGLGALGPVVFIVGYVVATVAFIPGSLLTLAAGAIFGLARGTAFVFIAATAGATAAFLVSRYLARGLVEKRIAGNAKFASIDHAIASQGRRIVFLLRLSPVFPFNLLNYALGLTQVRLGDYALASVGMLPGTLLYVYYGKLAGDVAALAGGAAPPRDAGYYAVLALGLVATVAVTTIVTRLARKALQGIA, from the coding sequence GTGGGTGCCCTCCTCGCCGTGGGGCGGTCGGTGGGCGGCTACGTACCCGCCTTCGCACAATGGGTGAACGGGTTAGGTGCGCTTGGACCAGTCGTGTTCATCGTCGGGTATGTGGTGGCCACCGTGGCCTTCATCCCCGGGTCGTTGCTCACCCTGGCCGCGGGGGCGATCTTCGGCCTCGCACGCGGCACAGCGTTCGTCTTCATTGCCGCCACGGCGGGCGCGACCGCCGCTTTTCTCGTGTCGCGCTACCTCGCGCGGGGGCTCGTCGAAAAGCGCATCGCCGGCAACGCGAAGTTCGCGTCGATCGACCACGCCATCGCGTCGCAGGGGCGACGCATTGTTTTTCTGTTGCGGCTGAGTCCCGTGTTCCCATTCAACCTGTTGAACTACGCCCTCGGGCTGACCCAGGTACGCCTGGGGGACTACGCCCTCGCCTCGGTCGGCATGCTCCCGGGCACCCTCCTGTATGTCTACTACGGCAAGCTGGCTGGTGACGTCGCGGCGCTTGCTGGCGGCGCCGCGCCGCCCAGGGACGCCGGATACTACGCGGTCCTCGCGCTGGGACTCGTCGCCACGGTTGCCGTTACCACCATCGTCACTCGCCTTGCTCGCAAGGCCCTCCAGGGTATCGCCTGA
- a CDS encoding OmpA family protein has protein sequence MTMMKRATTAALVLFSLTACATKGFVRRELDTGITTERTQRASADSVINNELAAQGAKVTGLAGELATLKMDVAALRRDLTTLRTEFGAKITAMENGMKFAFPVTFGFDDATVRDEDRASLDRFVQVVNTYYGGSLVTVEGFADPAGSPRYNMQLSQRRAESVSAYLAQAGITGVSLRAIGMGEVRQVVEGAERDMPGAQANRRVVFVVETKGANSAVVSSIQ, from the coding sequence ATGACGATGATGAAACGTGCCACCACCGCGGCCCTGGTCCTGTTCTCGCTGACCGCGTGCGCCACCAAGGGATTTGTGCGCCGCGAGCTGGACACCGGTATCACCACCGAGCGGACCCAGCGTGCGTCCGCTGATAGCGTGATCAACAACGAGCTGGCCGCACAGGGCGCCAAGGTCACCGGCCTCGCCGGTGAGCTGGCGACGCTCAAGATGGACGTGGCCGCGCTGCGCCGTGACCTGACCACCTTGCGAACCGAGTTCGGCGCCAAGATCACCGCGATGGAGAACGGGATGAAGTTCGCGTTCCCCGTGACCTTCGGCTTTGACGATGCCACGGTCCGTGACGAAGACCGCGCGTCGCTGGATCGCTTTGTGCAGGTTGTCAACACGTACTACGGCGGATCACTGGTGACGGTGGAAGGATTCGCGGATCCCGCCGGGTCGCCGCGCTACAACATGCAGCTCTCCCAGCGCCGCGCCGAGAGCGTCTCGGCCTACCTTGCTCAAGCAGGGATCACGGGCGTGTCGCTGCGCGCGATCGGAATGGGCGAAGTTCGCCAGGTAGTCGAAGGCGCTGAGCGGGACATGCCCGGGGCACAGGCCAATCGGCGTGTGGTGTTCGTCGTCGAGACCAAGGGCGCGAACTCCGCCGTGGTGTCGTCGATCCAGTAA
- a CDS encoding TIGR04283 family arsenosugar biosynthesis glycosyltransferase, whose amino-acid sequence MPVTPSLALSVVIPTINEGTTLPSLLDDLAPLVAEGDVEILVADGGSGDGTRAIATARGARVVASGLGRGRQLRAGVAEARAPALWVLHADARVPATTSAMVARCVRDGLTRPYACRLAIQDDGWPFRLIEAGANLRSRAFALPYGDQGLLVPRAVLDRAGGYDDIPLMEDVALALRLRRISPIGLLPVTVEVSARRWHRDGPWRRSARNLWILLRFLAGADPVALAEQYRPPAPARPNAGA is encoded by the coding sequence ATGCCCGTCACACCGTCCCTCGCGCTGTCGGTCGTGATCCCGACCATCAACGAAGGCACGACCCTGCCCAGCCTCCTGGACGACCTCGCCCCGCTGGTCGCCGAGGGCGACGTGGAGATCCTGGTGGCGGACGGTGGGAGCGGAGACGGAACGAGGGCGATTGCGACGGCGCGAGGCGCTCGCGTCGTCGCGTCCGGCCTCGGCCGGGGCCGTCAGCTACGGGCCGGCGTCGCCGAGGCCCGAGCGCCTGCTCTCTGGGTCCTCCATGCCGACGCGCGCGTCCCGGCGACCACCAGCGCCATGGTAGCGCGGTGTGTTCGGGACGGGCTGACGCGGCCGTATGCCTGTCGGCTCGCCATACAGGATGACGGCTGGCCCTTTCGGCTCATTGAGGCAGGGGCCAACCTCCGATCACGGGCGTTTGCCCTGCCCTATGGGGATCAGGGACTGCTCGTGCCACGGGCCGTGCTCGACCGCGCGGGCGGCTACGACGACATCCCGCTCATGGAGGATGTGGCGCTCGCACTCCGGTTGCGCAGGATCTCCCCCATCGGCCTGCTCCCCGTGACAGTCGAGGTATCGGCAAGACGGTGGCACCGCGACGGACCGTGGCGACGAAGTGCGCGCAACCTTTGGATCCTCCTCCGTTTCCTGGCGGGCGCCGATCCGGTAGCCTTGGCCGAGCAGTATCGGCCCCCTGCTCCGGCCCGCCCGAACGCGGGCGCCTGA
- a CDS encoding ribonuclease HII translates to MDEVGRGPLAGPVVACAIIMPAGQRAIAGVDDSKRLSATERERLAPRIRARALAVGVGAASIREIERLNILHATTLAMRRALAALAVPPDHVVVDGKAIPTLGVVHTAVVGGDRRCYSVACASIVAKVIRDRLMRQLARRHPGYGWEQNAGYATAHHLAAIEAQGTTPHHRPAFCTRQLTLDLGR, encoded by the coding sequence ATGGACGAAGTCGGACGGGGCCCCCTCGCGGGCCCCGTTGTCGCATGCGCGATCATCATGCCGGCTGGCCAACGCGCGATTGCCGGCGTGGATGATTCGAAGCGTTTGTCCGCAACGGAGCGCGAGCGTCTGGCGCCCCGCATTCGCGCCCGCGCGCTGGCGGTGGGTGTGGGCGCCGCCTCCATTCGTGAGATCGAGCGACTGAACATCCTGCACGCGACCACGCTCGCCATGCGCCGCGCGTTGGCCGCCCTGGCGGTGCCCCCCGACCACGTCGTCGTGGACGGCAAGGCGATTCCCACCCTCGGCGTGGTGCACACGGCAGTGGTAGGGGGCGACCGCCGCTGCTACAGCGTCGCCTGTGCATCCATTGTCGCGAAAGTGATCCGCGACCGGTTGATGCGGCAGCTCGCGCGGCGACATCCGGGCTACGGATGGGAGCAGAATGCCGGCTATGCGACCGCCCACCACTTGGCCGCGATTGAAGCCCAGGGAACGACGCCGCACCATCGTCCGGCCTTCTGCACCCGGCAACTCACGCTCGACCTTGGGCGTTAG
- a CDS encoding mercuric reductase produces MTSFAPARGVAQHPQAHSPALVPFGEANQLLASHVHPADWQNPTPQDRYHLVVIGAGTGGLVTAAAAAGLGARVALIERHLMGGDCLNVGCVPSKGVIRAARSWASARESASRFHGPASTGDGDFAAAMERMRRLRARIAPVDGAPRYRDLGVDVFIGNGSFVSRDAIDVNGARLAFRRAVIATGARAAAPPIPGLADAGYLTNETVFSLTERPDHLLVIGAGPIGCEMAQSFARFGARVTLVDMSPRILPREDADASRVVEAALRASGVEFVGNAAISRIERRGQQRVIHVTVEGQSRTIEGDALLVAIGRAPNVEGLGLDVAGVAFDKAGVTVDDRLQTSNPAVYAVGDICSAYKFTHAADFQARTVVQNALFFGRAKASRLVIPWATYTSPELAHVGLTEADARKAGTEVDTVMVPFHDNDRAILDGEEEGFLKVILAKGTDRIVGATLVAEHAGDMIGEITLAMTAGIGLSKIGQTIHPYPTQGEVFRKAADLWRRRKLTPTVRKLFQAYFRWVK; encoded by the coding sequence ATGACCAGCTTCGCACCTGCCCGCGGCGTCGCTCAACACCCGCAGGCGCACTCCCCCGCGCTTGTTCCATTTGGGGAGGCGAATCAGCTGCTGGCCTCCCATGTGCACCCGGCGGACTGGCAGAATCCAACGCCGCAGGACCGATATCACCTGGTCGTCATTGGCGCAGGTACTGGCGGCCTGGTGACCGCGGCCGCGGCCGCCGGGCTCGGCGCCAGGGTGGCGCTCATCGAGCGACACCTCATGGGCGGCGATTGCCTGAATGTCGGGTGCGTCCCGTCCAAGGGGGTGATCCGCGCCGCGCGCAGCTGGGCGTCGGCTCGTGAATCCGCCAGCCGCTTTCATGGGCCGGCGTCCACGGGCGACGGGGACTTTGCCGCCGCCATGGAGCGCATGCGTCGCCTCCGTGCCCGCATTGCCCCGGTCGACGGCGCCCCTCGCTACCGTGACCTCGGCGTCGACGTCTTTATCGGCAACGGTTCGTTTGTCTCCCGGGACGCCATCGACGTCAACGGTGCGCGATTGGCGTTCCGCCGGGCCGTCATCGCCACCGGCGCTCGTGCTGCCGCGCCGCCCATCCCCGGGCTCGCGGATGCCGGGTACCTGACGAATGAGACCGTGTTCTCGCTGACCGAGCGCCCAGATCACCTCCTGGTCATCGGCGCGGGCCCGATCGGCTGCGAGATGGCCCAATCGTTCGCGCGATTCGGGGCCCGCGTCACCCTCGTCGACATGAGCCCCCGCATCCTGCCACGCGAGGATGCCGACGCGTCGCGGGTGGTGGAGGCCGCATTGCGCGCGAGCGGCGTCGAGTTCGTGGGCAACGCCGCCATCTCTCGGATCGAACGTCGCGGGCAACAGCGCGTCATCCATGTGACTGTGGAAGGCCAGTCGCGCACGATCGAAGGTGATGCCCTGCTGGTCGCCATCGGTCGTGCCCCGAACGTCGAAGGGCTCGGCCTCGACGTCGCGGGCGTCGCGTTCGACAAGGCCGGAGTCACGGTGGATGACCGCCTGCAGACGTCCAACCCCGCCGTCTACGCGGTCGGTGACATCTGTTCCGCCTACAAGTTCACCCACGCCGCCGACTTCCAGGCTCGCACGGTCGTGCAGAACGCACTCTTCTTCGGGCGCGCGAAAGCCTCGCGCCTGGTCATCCCCTGGGCCACGTACACCTCGCCCGAGCTGGCGCACGTGGGCCTGACTGAGGCCGACGCTCGCAAGGCAGGAACCGAGGTCGACACCGTAATGGTTCCGTTTCATGACAACGACCGGGCCATCCTCGATGGCGAGGAGGAAGGGTTCCTCAAAGTGATCCTCGCCAAGGGCACCGATCGGATTGTCGGGGCTACCCTCGTCGCCGAACACGCGGGTGACATGATCGGAGAAATCACCCTTGCCATGACCGCTGGGATCGGCCTGTCGAAGATCGGCCAAACGATCCACCCCTACCCGACCCAAGGCGAGGTCTTTCGCAAAGCCGCCGACCTCTGGCGTCGCCGCAAGTTGACACCAACGGTGCGCAAGCTGTTTCAGGCGTACTTCAGGTGGGTGAAATAG
- a CDS encoding spermidine synthase, with protein MKPFVRLGTAHTPSGTKLEFFRHDRDYVIWADGIELMSTRRHYSEDRLAELACAPLTHVPGARVLVGGLGLGFTLKAALRHLGTDAEAVVAELVPEVIAWNAEASYGLAYEAMSDPRVQVVQADVVEVLRAQRAAFDAIMLDTDNGPDGMLMKENASLYSSTGIASTIAALRPGGRIAYWSVGEDRAFVGALQRAGLVVETFRERAHATSGPKHVLFLATPRLTTGRD; from the coding sequence GTGAAGCCTTTCGTCCGCCTTGGTACCGCCCACACGCCGAGTGGCACGAAGCTGGAGTTTTTTCGCCATGATCGAGACTACGTGATTTGGGCGGATGGCATCGAATTGATGTCGACGCGCCGGCACTATTCGGAGGATCGATTGGCCGAGCTGGCGTGTGCGCCGCTGACCCACGTGCCGGGGGCACGCGTGCTTGTGGGTGGGCTCGGGCTGGGGTTCACGCTGAAGGCGGCGCTCAGGCACCTGGGGACGGACGCGGAGGCCGTCGTGGCCGAGTTGGTTCCCGAGGTGATCGCGTGGAACGCCGAGGCCTCATACGGGTTGGCGTACGAGGCGATGTCGGACCCCAGGGTGCAGGTGGTACAGGCCGACGTGGTGGAGGTGTTGCGAGCGCAACGCGCCGCATTCGATGCGATCATGCTCGACACGGACAATGGGCCGGACGGCATGCTCATGAAGGAGAATGCGTCGCTGTACTCGTCGACCGGGATCGCGAGCACGATCGCCGCCCTGCGTCCGGGGGGCCGGATTGCGTATTGGTCGGTTGGCGAGGATCGCGCCTTTGTTGGGGCGCTGCAGCGAGCGGGCCTCGTGGTCGAGACCTTCCGTGAGCGGGCGCACGCGACGTCGGGCCCCAAACACGTGCTGTTCCTCGCGACGCCGCGCCTGACGACCGGTAGGGACTAA